The genomic window AACTGGGACCATGAAAAATTATTTCCTTTTACTTTACTTTTCACTGGCGCTTCTTTAAGAACCTTACTTTCTATCGACATATTTGTCACCCCCTATTAATCTAGCTTCCTAACAGTTTACGCAAGTGTTGTTGTATCTCGATGGATTCGTCACTTTCCAAGTTTTTGGCCTTATCTGAAACATTGACAATTTCCGCAATATACGATGGTGGATGAGTAAGTACGATGATTCGATCAGCGAGAAGCACTGCCTCTTCAATACTATGAGTTACAAAGAAAATAGTCACACGTGTTTTTTCAGCAATTAACCTTAGCTCTTCCTGTAAGCGAGTGCGTGTAAGCGCATCCAAAGCACCAAATGGTTCATCCATCAAGAGCATTGAAGGTTCAAGGGCGAGAGCACGTGCAATTGCTACACGTTGTTTCATACCACCAGACAACTGATGAGGAAATAGATCATGAGCCCTTGAAAGATTTGTCATTTCAAGGTAGTATTTTGCGCTTTCAATGGCTTCACTTTTTTTCCGACCGGTGACCCGCAGGGAATAAACTAAATTATCGAAAACTGTTCGCCAAGGAAAAAGTTGATCATGCTCCTGAAAGACAACAGCACGGTCTGGCCCAGGCTCTAGGTCAGTACGTCCCGCAAGTAAAATATCTCCAGCAATAGGCTTGTTAAATCCAGCGATCGTCTTTAACAAAGTCGATTTTCCACATCCAGAAGGTCCGATCATCATTATTGTTTCTCCAGACCGAATATCAAAGCTAATATCATTGATTACTAGGTTAAATTCATTTTCAACTTCGTACCCAATCTTTACATTTTTTACGGATAATATTTGTTGTGGCTGCGCGTGTTCATTTTCTTTTTGCTTACCTGCGTGGGAATCGCCATAAAGGCTTCTATCTAGCGTGGATAATTGTTGTTGATTTCCCATCTCGTACTGGCCTCCTTATAATTTGAAGCCGAACTAATTTTTGTGAATCTGGAAAGTTAAAGCAATTTAATAGTTTTTACTCCTACCTTTTAGGAAATCCAGTCTTCGACATTATGTTCGGACAACAAGTATGTGGTATTACCGATAGTTTTAAAATTTTTTACAAAATTACAAAATAGGTTTTGAAATTGCTCCTAATAAGAATAGCAACCATCTTTTCCAAATTCGCTGTTTTTATCAACTTGTTTAAACGTCCGCCCAACTACGCACCCTTGATACCTCCCTCTACCAAAACGCCAGCCATTTCCAAAGGTATTATACTCCGCCAACTCCGAGAGCCAAGAGGAAACACATAATAAGACTTGAACTAATCGCTTTATGTAAAGGAAGTTTTTTAAAAATAGAGAAGCACCGGAACAACAATAAATCAGACTGCAACTCCCATTATTCAATTTGATGCATGATCAAATTAGCCAGATTAGTTGACGGCTTCTTTTCACCAACAGCTGCAGCTGAACTTGCTTCGCTCACTTCACATGCCTCCTTCATCATAATAAAATATGAAATTTAGGAGTAGGATCATCTCAGGTGCAGTGACCCTACCACTTGGGTATCATTAAACCATTTACGAGAAAATTAGTCAATACTAACTTTTGTGAATTTTCAGAATAAATTATACAAATACTCTATATATACTATTTCGTAAACTATTTGAAGAACTAAATATGCAGTCTCGCATAGCAACAGTTTATTTGATAGAAAGCGTTAAGTGTAGGGAATTTGCACAACCGCTTTGTAAAGACGGATGTAATGATCCCTAAGAAAATACTTTTAAAATATAACGAAGTTTTCAAAAATATTTTTTGGTTACTTTAGGGCTAGACTCCCCATAACTTTAAACGCGTTACCACAGAAAAATAAGCAGTCTCTTAAAATTGGAATACAAGCCATTGTAGCAAGAATACGAGCGATTGTTGTGCAAATACTGGCGATTTGACACGAATTCAATCCATCGTGCCTAATTTAATACAAGCCTTCAACGGTAAAATACCGGCCGTTGAACGTACTCATATAAAAGTCACACAACCCGTCCATTGTACTGGTTTCAGCGTAACAAAAAGCACATCTATTATTCACACTACGTCTTATATTAAAGCTGCCGATATTTTTCAACACGTGCATTCGGCTAAATTACATCCCCGATTCACGCGGAAGAAATATTGCAAAATAATCGCGCAGATTTGATCTTTATCGCGCGTGAGCTTTTGCGGGATCCATATTGGCCAAGAACTGCAGCAAAAGAGCTCGGCGTAAAAATCGAATCGCCTAAGCAATATGAGCGTGGCTGGATCTAAAAAACAAAACAGGATGGAGAACTTTTTCCATCCTGTTTTGTGCTTTTTAAACAAACAAATTATCGCTTTCACAAATAAATCCGGGACTTTCGCAAACAAATCTATAACTTTCGCAAATAAATCCGCAGCTTTCGCAAACAAGTCTACAACTTTCGCAAATAAATCTGCAACTTCCGAATTAAATTGCGCTTTCGCAAAGCTATCTCCGCTTTGAGCTAATATATCTCCGCTACTTTTTCGCTATCTCTCTTATAGAATATCCAAAGAATCTAAAAAGACGATAATAATGACTAGAGGAACAACATATCGCATCAATAAATACCACACAGTAAAAATTAAATGGAATCCTTTTGATCCTTGAATCAATTCGCTTCTTAATAAATCTTTTTTCATTTTAAAAGAAACGAAAATAGAAATGAGGAATGCACCGGAAGGCATTAAAATATTGCTGACTAGAAAGTCTGCGCTGTCGAAAATGCTTTTTCCAAAAAAAGTAATGTCAGAAAGGGTACTAAAGGATAATGCTGATGGAATCCCAACTAAGAAAATCGCGGCTCCTATGAACCATGACATCTTGCCTCTTCCTTTTCCCCTTTTACTAGTAAACGCAGCAACAACGATTTCTAGCATTGAAAACGCCGATGTTAATGTTGCAAATAAGAATAAAGCAAGGAAAAGCAGCAAAAACCAATCGCCAAAAATGATTTTGTCAAATACTGAAGGGAGAACGATAAACAAAAGCCCCGGTCCCGCAGTTGGCTCATAGCCTAGCGAAAACACCGCCGGAAATATCGCTAGCCCAGCAAGAAGAGAAATAAAAAGATTCATTAGTACAACAGATAAAGCTGGCTGAAGCAGGTTCTCCTTTTTCGATAAGTAAGAGCTATAGGTAACCATGACTGATACCCCTACACTCAATGAGAAAAACGATTGCCCCATTGCATAAAGAACACTCTCTGACGTTAAGCTTGAAAAGTCAGGTTTTAAAAAGAAGGTTACCCCATCCATTGCGTTATTCAATGTGAGGGAGCGAAAAATTAAAATGATAAATAATATAAACAAAGCCGGCATCATAATTTTACTTATTTTCTCAATTCCTGCTTGCACACCTCTAGCCACAACAATGATGGTAATAATCAGAAAGATGCCTTGAGCAATAACCACTTGAATAGGACTAGAAACAGTCTTTCCAAACAGAGCTTCGTAATCAACACTCTCAGACGCTCCAATTAAATCGTTCACATTATGATACAAATACTGAATAATCCAGCCGCCGATAACACTATAAAAGGATAATAACAGAAAGCATGTAAACACACCTAAATAGCCAATCCAATGCCATTTTGACCTTGGAGCAATCGCTTTATAGGCTGAAATCGCCTCTTTTCCGGTACTGCGTCCAATGACAAATTCACCTAAAAGAAGCGGAAAGCCGATTAGCAGGGAAAAAATTAAAAATAATAATATAAAGGCACCGCCCCCGCTTACACCCGTAACATAAGGTAGCTTCCAAATCGCTCCGAGCCCGATCGCTGAGCCGGCTGAAGCTAATATAAATCCAATTTTCGAAGACCACTGTTCATCTTGCTGCATAATTGCTCGCTCCTCCTGTAAACCAAATTCTGATGAAATGATAAGTGCCTAAAGTAATATTTTCATTATCCGAAGTTCTTAATTCATCGGCAAAAACAAAAAAGCCACAGCATCTCAAAAGGGACGTGAATATTTCACGCGGTACCACCCTTTTTGAAAGCATGTGACTTTCCACTCAGGCATGTTAACGGTATGACCGTTTTACTGCAAAATAAGCAGCAAAAAAAGCTCCAAGCTGAAATTCGTCTTATTTTTGTGTTAGTTTTCACCAGCCACTAACTCTCTTAAAAACAGGGAAATAAGACTTAATAAATACTCTTCATCACTTTACTAATATAACAATTTAGGTTTAAGTGAGATTATAGTATGAGCTTGTACGGATGTCAACAGGAATATTTTTAATTATCCTTCACAAGCACGATAGGTATCTCTTTATAGTCCATTGCAATTTCGGTATTGGAAAAAATAGTTTCCGATTCCTGAACTAATCGCAGCCAATCGTTACGATCATATCGCGAACTGATATGTGTCAAGCAAAGCTTTTTTACACCTGCTGATTTGGCAACCTCTGCTGCCTGTGTCGTTGTAGAGTGATAATATTCGTAGGCAAGATGCTCCTCGCCCGCGGAAAAGGTTGCTTCGTGAATGAGCATATCTGCCCCTTTAGCCAATTCAACAGCCGACTCACATTTTCGTGTGTCTCCAAGGATTGTCACGATTCTCCCCTTTTGTACCGGTCCCAAAAACTCTGATGGATGAATAACACCGCCATCCTCAAGAACCACCTGTTCCCCATTTTTGATCCTTTTATAAAGGGGTCCAGGCTTTATGCCTGCCTCAAGAAGTTTGTCCGCCAGAAGTGTGCCTGGTCTATCCTTTTCCACAATTCTGTATCCATATGAAGGTATTCCATGCTCAAGAAGCCGGGCTTCAACGATAAATTCCTCGTCTTCAAAAATGATCCCTTCTTCAATTTCAATAATTTCTAAAGGATATTTTAAATACGTTTGGCTAATGGCCAACGATACCTCCACATATTGCTTTATTCCCTTTGGTCCATATAAGATCACTTTCGATTCCCCGCCTTGAAAGGAGCGGCTCGAAAGCAAACCAGGCAGACCGTAAATATGATCGCCATGAAGGTGTGTAATAAAAATCTTTTCAATTCTTCGCGGTTTAATTGATGTATGTAAAATTTGGTGCTGAGTAGCTTCCCCACAATCAAATAGCCAGATCGATCCTCGTTCCTCGAGCAGCTTTAACGCGATAGAAGTTACATTTCTCATCTTCGCAGGCATCCCAGCTCCTGTCCCTAAGAAAAATACATCCATAAAAATTCTCCTTTTTCAGTTCAGCTCATTATTTAAACTATACCATAACCATTCCAGTGGATAGCAACAAGCGAAAACTCTACTCTTTTTCTTTATCTGAATGCGTAGAGAAATCATGGAGAAAATCTTTATTAAAGCTAGTTTCAGTTCCGATGCCTTGCTGCTGTTTCTTTATTTCTGGCATGCCGGCAGCCGTATCAATAATCTGAGATCCATATTTTTCACGCAAATTAGAGAGAGCCTCGAACAATGGCTCCTTCTTCGCTTCCGTTTCATAGCTAAACAGATCAAGCTGTTTAACTGCTTCATTATGTTCTACTAATTCCATGCCTGTGATTCCGAGAAGCCTTACTGGGTCACCGTTCCAATGTTTTAAGAATAATTGTTTTGCCGCTGCAAAAATATCATCGCTTTTTTGAATCGGGTTTTGGAGCTTTTTACTTCTAGTCACTGTTTTTCTATCCTTATAACGAATCATGATACTTACAGCAGCAGCGAGAACTGTTTTTCTTTTAAGCCGTGTGGAAACTGTTCCTGCAAGCTCCTCAATTACACGAAGCAGCTCCTGCTGATTAGTGTTGTCCCGCGGCAAGGTAGTAGAGTTTCCAACACTTTTAAATTCTGTTGCTGCTTCCGGATCCACTATTCTTCGATCAATTCCATTTGCCCTTTCCTTTAGACGGAGACCGTTTATCCCGAGTGTAGATTTAAGCTGGATATCATTTGCAACGGCTAAATCACCTATTGTGTTAATATGAATACTTCGTAATTTTTCTCCTGTTTTCTTACCGACCCCATGCATGTTTTCAACTTCCAAAGGCCAAAGAATATTAGGGACATCTCTTTTTCTTAAAACTGTAATACCCATTGGCTTTTTCATATCGGATGCCGTTTTTGCCAAAAATTTATTCGGTGCAATTCCAATGCTGCACGGTAAATCAAGCTGCTGAAGAATCTGCTTTTGAATTTTCTCAGCAATTTCAGGCGGAGTTCCGTGCTCATAGCTATTTGTTATATCAACATATCCTTCATCAATCGAAACGGGTTCAACCAGATCAGAATATTCATTAAGAATCTCAAACATACCAATGGAAGCGGCACGATATCTATCAAAATTCGGCTTTTTAACAATTAGCTGCGGACATAGCCTTTTTGCCTCCCAGAGCGGCATGGTTGTTTTAACACCAAAGCTTCTTGCCTCGTAGCTGCATGTTATAATGATCCCTCTTCTTTCGGCGGGATTCCCTGCAATGGCAAGAGGCTTCCCTTTTAATGTGGGATCATAGGCCATTTCGACCGATGCATAGAAACTATTCATATCAACATGTAAAATGACTCGGCCATTTTTCGGATACATTTGTTTCATGCTGACACTTCCCTTTATTTTTTCTGATACTATTTTACCAAATCAATAAGGTTCCTTTCATCTTGTAAGGATAATAAAAAACAGAGGATGGCTATTCATCCCCTGTTTGAAAAAATTATGTAACTTTCTGTGATTTCATAAATTCTTGAATTTGTTTGATACCTTCTAATGATTGGACCATTTGCGAAGGGTCTATTAGAGTAATAATTCGAGAATCTAAATTAGCAATACCTGTAAAATAGGTTGTTTTTTTGTATGCGATCAGGCCTAACTGCTTTAACTTTTCTTGAGGTATATCGATAATTTCCTTTGCATCCTTGACAATTACTCCGATAGATAGATCATTTGTCTGCAAAACAATGATCTTTGTTGTTTCATTTGTCAAGGTAGGCTGATTATATAGAACTCTTTCAAAGTCAATAACAGGAATCAAATCTCCTCTTACTTTAAAAACTCCATTCACATAGGCAGGCAAATGAGGGATCGGTGTGATTCCTTCTATTTTTTCTATTGAAATGACAGATCGGACTGGAATCGCATATTCTTCATTTCCAACTTGAAACACAACAACTTTATTCGTCTCTTCCAAAAGCAATCCCTCCTAATCAAACGGGTATTTTCCCCTATACCTATATTACTAAATGGAAAGGGATTTTTGAAGGAATTATTACTTTTTTATGCGCCATTATATAATTACTGAGCCGCAACCTCCTCTACAATAGCAATAACCATTTCTGCTAATTTATATAGCTCCTCAATAGGCATACGCTCATTAGTTGTGTGAATCTCTTCATAGCCGACAGCAAGATTAACTGTTGGGATACCGAAACCAGCAATAACATTGGCATCACTGCCTCCACCGCTTTTCAGCAATTCACAGCTGCGGCCGATTTTTGCTGCAGCCTTCCTGGCCACCTCGACAACATGATCGCCTTCACTAAACTTGAAGCCAGGATACATGACTTTAATTTCAACGTTAGCCTTTCCGCCCATTTCCTCAGCAGCACTTTCGAAAGCTTCTTTCATTTTGCGGACCTGCTCTTCCATTTTTTCATTCACTAACGAGCGCGCCTCTGCAAAAATATCTACTCGGTCGCATACAATATTCGTTTGAGTCCCCCCCTCAAAACGGCCAATGTTTGCAGTTGTTTCCTCATCAATACGGCCTAAAGGCATTCTCGAAATGGCTTTTGCAGCGATTGTGATTGCGGAAACTCCCTTTTCTGGCGCTACTCCTGCGTGTGCCGTTTTGCCGTGAATTGTCGCATTCACCTTCGCTTGTGTTGGAGCAGCGACAATAATATTTCCGACCTTGCCATCACTGTCTAGCGCATAGCCATACTTTGCTTTCAGGAGAGATGAATCAAGAGCCTTTGCACCTACTAGACCTGACTCTTCCCCAACAGTAATAATAAATTGGATGGTGCCATGGGGAATACTTTGTTCTTTCAGGATCTTAATGACTTCAAGCATAACGGCAAGTCCTGTTTTATCATCTGCTCCTAGGATGGTTGTCCCATCTGTCACAACATAGCCGTCCTTAATAGATGGTTTAACCCCTTTAGCAGGCACAACTGTATCCATATGAGAGGTGAAATAGATAATGTCTACGCCCTCTTTTGTTCCAGGCAGCGTACAAATCAAGTTGCCTGCACCGTGTCCTGTTTGTGCTATTGTGTCATCCTCAAAAACTTCAACGCCAAGATCAGAAAATTTTTGTTTTAATACCTTTGCAATTTTGGCTTCATATTTTGTTTCTGAATCAATTTGAACAAGCTCTAAAAATTCATTTAGCAAACGTTCCTGATTAATCATGCTATTTTCC from Bacillus sp. DTU_2020_1000418_1_SI_GHA_SEK_038 includes these protein-coding regions:
- a CDS encoding ABC transporter ATP-binding protein; amino-acid sequence: MGNQQQLSTLDRSLYGDSHAGKQKENEHAQPQQILSVKNVKIGYEVENEFNLVINDISFDIRSGETIMMIGPSGCGKSTLLKTIAGFNKPIAGDILLAGRTDLEPGPDRAVVFQEHDQLFPWRTVFDNLVYSLRVTGRKKSEAIESAKYYLEMTNLSRAHDLFPHQLSGGMKQRVAIARALALEPSMLLMDEPFGALDALTRTRLQEELRLIAEKTRVTIFFVTHSIEEAVLLADRIIVLTHPPSYIAEIVNVSDKAKNLESDESIEIQQHLRKLLGS
- a CDS encoding sodium-dependent transporter is translated as MQQDEQWSSKIGFILASAGSAIGLGAIWKLPYVTGVSGGGAFILLFLIFSLLIGFPLLLGEFVIGRSTGKEAISAYKAIAPRSKWHWIGYLGVFTCFLLLSFYSVIGGWIIQYLYHNVNDLIGASESVDYEALFGKTVSSPIQVVIAQGIFLIITIIVVARGVQAGIEKISKIMMPALFILFIILIFRSLTLNNAMDGVTFFLKPDFSSLTSESVLYAMGQSFFSLSVGVSVMVTYSSYLSKKENLLQPALSVVLMNLFISLLAGLAIFPAVFSLGYEPTAGPGLLFIVLPSVFDKIIFGDWFLLLFLALFLFATLTSAFSMLEIVVAAFTSKRGKGRGKMSWFIGAAIFLVGIPSALSFSTLSDITFFGKSIFDSADFLVSNILMPSGAFLISIFVSFKMKKDLLRSELIQGSKGFHLIFTVWYLLMRYVVPLVIIIVFLDSLDIL
- the rnz gene encoding ribonuclease Z, whose product is MDVFFLGTGAGMPAKMRNVTSIALKLLEERGSIWLFDCGEATQHQILHTSIKPRRIEKIFITHLHGDHIYGLPGLLSSRSFQGGESKVILYGPKGIKQYVEVSLAISQTYLKYPLEIIEIEEGIIFEDEEFIVEARLLEHGIPSYGYRIVEKDRPGTLLADKLLEAGIKPGPLYKRIKNGEQVVLEDGGVIHPSEFLGPVQKGRIVTILGDTRKCESAVELAKGADMLIHEATFSAGEEHLAYEYYHSTTTQAAEVAKSAGVKKLCLTHISSRYDRNDWLRLVQESETIFSNTEIAMDYKEIPIVLVKDN
- a CDS encoding DNA polymerase IV; this encodes MKQMYPKNGRVILHVDMNSFYASVEMAYDPTLKGKPLAIAGNPAERRGIIITCSYEARSFGVKTTMPLWEAKRLCPQLIVKKPNFDRYRAASIGMFEILNEYSDLVEPVSIDEGYVDITNSYEHGTPPEIAEKIQKQILQQLDLPCSIGIAPNKFLAKTASDMKKPMGITVLRKRDVPNILWPLEVENMHGVGKKTGEKLRSIHINTIGDLAVANDIQLKSTLGINGLRLKERANGIDRRIVDPEAATEFKSVGNSTTLPRDNTNQQELLRVIEELAGTVSTRLKRKTVLAAAVSIMIRYKDRKTVTRSKKLQNPIQKSDDIFAAAKQLFLKHWNGDPVRLLGITGMELVEHNEAVKQLDLFSYETEAKKEPLFEALSNLREKYGSQIIDTAAGMPEIKKQQQGIGTETSFNKDFLHDFSTHSDKEKE
- a CDS encoding chemotaxis protein CheW, with product MEETNKVVVFQVGNEEYAIPVRSVISIEKIEGITPIPHLPAYVNGVFKVRGDLIPVIDFERVLYNQPTLTNETTKIIVLQTNDLSIGVIVKDAKEIIDIPQEKLKQLGLIAYKKTTYFTGIANLDSRIITLIDPSQMVQSLEGIKQIQEFMKSQKVT
- a CDS encoding tripeptidase T, with translation MINQERLLNEFLELVQIDSETKYEAKIAKVLKQKFSDLGVEVFEDDTIAQTGHGAGNLICTLPGTKEGVDIIYFTSHMDTVVPAKGVKPSIKDGYVVTDGTTILGADDKTGLAVMLEVIKILKEQSIPHGTIQFIITVGEESGLVGAKALDSSLLKAKYGYALDSDGKVGNIIVAAPTQAKVNATIHGKTAHAGVAPEKGVSAITIAAKAISRMPLGRIDEETTANIGRFEGGTQTNIVCDRVDIFAEARSLVNEKMEEQVRKMKEAFESAAEEMGGKANVEIKVMYPGFKFSEGDHVVEVARKAAAKIGRSCELLKSGGGSDANVIAGFGIPTVNLAVGYEEIHTTNERMPIEELYKLAEMVIAIVEEVAAQ